Proteins encoded by one window of Acipenser ruthenus chromosome 59, fAciRut3.2 maternal haplotype, whole genome shotgun sequence:
- the LOC117409963 gene encoding lysophospholipid acyltransferase 7: MSPEELTYLLVLAVSIPVGFLFKHFTPPVKQGAALILGLALTVATCGIHTLHSLITVLGTWGIITYSWRFAPSLALSWSFLYLLFFRLVTWFGLPAPTPFTNAVQLLLTLKMVSLANEVQAFHLAKKQEVSSFSKSSVIGHISKVPSLYDVLCYSYCYIGIMTGPFYRYQTYEDWLCQRTPGSIPALTPCVQRLRWVPLYAALFLGVSAVFPLAHVRSEDFLQHHFLYRLFYMVPVFFVFRMRFYAAWCTAEASCIAAGLGAYPEGALSKPGGGPTVEYSPAPDSPVLYDFETVRNIDCYNTDFCVKVRHGMRYWNMSVQWWLHNYIYRNAPFRSYVMRAAWTMFISAYWHGLHVGYYLSFLTIPLCLAAETSMERGVRSRLSPAGQYWFDWVHWFLKMRAYDYMCMGFVLLSWGDTLRYWGSVYYCIQVVALLCIVLGQGLGKGRGGEQREKKGGEEKQEGREEEETEKREKRE; encoded by the exons ATGTCTCCGGAAGAGCTGACGTACCTGCTGGTTTTAGCCGTGTCCATTCCGGTGGGGTTCCTGTTCAAGCATTTCA CTCCTCCGGTGAAGCAGGGGGCAGCGCTGATCCTGGGCCTGGCTTTGACAGTTGCTACCTGTGGGATCCACACCCTGCATTCTCTCATCACAGTGCTAGGCACCTGGGGCATCATCACGTACAGCTGGAG gttTGCCCCCTCCCTTGCTCTCTCCTGGTCGTTTCTCTACCTGCTGTTTTTCCGgctggtcacatggtttggtctGCCCGCCCCCACGCCGTTCACCAACGCAGTGCAGCTGCTGCTCACACTCAAG ATGGTGAGCCTGGCCAATGAGGTCCAAGCCTTCCACCTGGCCAAGAAACAGGAAGTGAGCTCGTTCAGCAAGTCCTCTGTGATTGGCCACATCTCCAAGGTTCCCTCCCTCTACGATGTGCTGTGTTACAGCTACTGTTACATCGGCATCATGACTG GCCCGTTCTACCGCTATCAGACCTACGAGGACTGGCTGTGTCAGCGCACCCCGGGTTCGATCCCAGCGCTGACCCCGTGTGTGCAGCGGCTGCGCTGGGTCCCGCTGTACGCAGCGCTCTTCCTGGGCGTGTCCGCCGTCTTCCCTCTCGCACACGTGCGCTCCGAGGACTTCCTGCAGCATCACTTCCTGTACAG ACTGTTCTACATGGTTCCGGTGTTCTTTGTGTTCCGGATGCGGTTCTATGCTGCCTGGTGCACAGCGGAGGCAAGCTGCATCGCTGCAGGACTGGGGGCCTACCCAGAGGGGGCGCTGTCCAAGCCAGGAGGGGGGCCCACAGTGGAGTACAG CCCCGCCCCGGACTCTCCTGTCCTCTATGACTTTGAGACGGTGCGCAACATCGACTGCTACAACACCGACTTCTGTGTGAAAGTGAGGCACGGCATGCGCTACTGGAACATGAGTGTGCAGTGGTGGCTCCACAATTACATCTACCGCAACGCGCCCTTCCGATCGTACGTCATGAG AGCTGCCTGGACCATGTTTATCAGTGCGTACTGGCACGGGCTCCATGTCGGCTACTACCTGTCCTTCCTCACAATCCCGCTGTGCCTGGCTGCAGAGACCTCCATGGAGCGCGGGGTGCGGAGCCGCCTCTCCCCTGCGGGGCAGTACTGGTTCGATTGGGTGCACTGGTTCCTGAAGATGCGGGCCTACGACTACATGTGCATGGGCTTCGTGCTGCTGAGCTGGGGAGACACGCTGCGCTACTGGGGCTCCGTGTACTACTGCATCCAGGTGGTGGCGCTGCTGTGCATAGTGCTGGGGCAGGGGCTGGGcaagggaaggggaggggagcaGAGGgagaagaaagggggggaggagaagcaggaggggagggaggaggaggagacggagaagagagagaagagagagtga
- the LOC117966800 gene encoding small ribosomal subunit protein uS4, whose amino-acid sequence MPVARSWVCRKTYVTPRRPFEKSRLDQELKLIGEYGLRNKREVWRVKFTLAKIRKAARDLLTLDEKDPKRLFEGNALLRRLVRIGVLDEGKMKLDYILGLKVEDFLERRLQTQVFKLGLAKSIHHARVLIRQRHIRVRKQVVNIPSFVVRLDSQKHIDFSLRSPYGGGRPGRVKRKNAKKGQGGAGGADEEEED is encoded by the exons ATGCCCGTTGCCAGGAGCTGGGTTTGTCGCAAGACCTACGTCACCCCGAGACGCCCCTTCGAGAAGTCGCGCCTCGACCAGGAGCTCAAACTCATCG GAGAGTACGGTCTCCGTAACAAGCGTGAAGTGTGGCGCGTGAAGTTCACTCTGGCCAAGATCCGCAAGGCTGCCAGAGACCTGCTCACGCTCGACGAGAAGGACCCCAAGAGGCTGTTCGAAG GCAACGCTCTGCTGCGTAGACTGGTGCGTATCGGTGTGCTGGACGAGGGCAAGATGAAGCTCGATTACATCCTGGGCCTGAAGGTGGAGGACTTCCTGGAGAGGAGGCTGCAGACACAGGTCTTCAAGCTGGGGCTCGCCAAGTCCATCCACCACGCCAGAGTGCTGATCAGACAGAGGCACATCCG CGTTCGTAAGCAGGTGGTGAACATCCCCTCCTTCGTGGTGCGCTTGGACAGCCAGAAGCACATCGACTTCTCCCTGCGCTCCCCGTACGGCGGCGGCAGACCGGGCCGCGTGAAGAGAAAGAACGCCAAGAAGGGCCAGGGAGGAGCTGGAGGAgccgacgaggaggaggaggattaa